The sequence aatagatatatattaatatttaattgccTGCAGGAACAATGCAGTGAATGgttgtatttttccccaaatgccttttaaatgaACCTGCATTATGAAAATCTGCATTATCCCCACGTATTATCGTCACTGCAAGAAGCAAAACCCTGGTCTCTGTGTGGACTCTTGTTCTCCCTCTTTCACTCTGTAAGAAGTGGGAGGGAGACGAGCAATTTCAAAGGGGAAACATcccttttctgtgtcatttttttcaaCCTTACCAAGCTTGGCAGCTTCCTTAGTTCCCCACAGTTGGGCTGCGCGAGCTCCTGGGTTTCTTGATGGTCCCTCAGCACACTGGCCTTGATCTGGTTTCCTAAGGGAAAAAGTGCTGTCTTCCCACCGGCTCCAGAGTTTTCCAACTGACTGCCCAATTTTCTGGAAGCTTGAGGGACACAGCCCCAGGGCAAGCTCCGTGCAAACAGGCTGCGCCGAGCATCGCCAGGGAAGGGGCACTGCGGGGCgagcaccacctctctgggacaCCAGCGAAGCCACCTGCAAGTCGGAACAAGGGGGAATGAGTCCTGTCACCAGACCAGGGCCCTTAAAACCAGCGGAGGCAGCCGCTGGTCCCACCGCTGagccaggcaggggctgatgaccGAGAGCCCACGCATTCCTGCCCGCTCCCCCACGGCCCCAGAGATAAAAAGGCAGCCAGACGGACTCAAGCAAATACAGGGTTTGGTTCCAGTACAGCTCGAGTGGTTTTCTTTTAATCCCAGAGAAGTGAAATGCAACATTTGTTCGAGTTGGTAACAACATCCAGAGACAGAAGTCCAAGCCCCCTACTCAGTAGAGTCATTTGTGTTTAAGGCActctgcaaaaccagctttcctcttctcctccttccgATTTTCCCCACGCGGCAGCAGAATACCTGGTTTGGTCTTTTCTCCATAGCGACACCCACACGTCCTGGCTCTCCTCACCATCTCCGGAAATTGGCAACAGCGAATCCAGCGGGAGCCGAACGGAGAAACGCCAGGAGGCCGGGTCAATAAATACGGACGGGCACGAGCACGGCGCCTGCGGAGGGGGCACGGGGGCTTCGAGCTTCTGCGGGAAGGGGACAGGCACCGggtgtcctccctgcaggcacCGATGGgattccccttccttcccccccacccccagctccaaAAGGGGACAGAAGCGCGGAGGCCCGCAAGCATCCCTACCCAGCGGCGCTCccgaacgtgtggcagcaccccAAAATACAGGGGGctgggttggggggtggggggacacacgacCCAGCTGCCCCTGCCATGCAGCAGAAATGACCTCCCCCGACTTCCAGCCGTCAATAAataccaataaataaataaagcttaaataaataagtaataaataaataaataagtcccccctccaaggatgggggcggaggggaaggggcacCCCAAGGCTCAGGGCAAGAGGGGAGCGTGCGGGTGGGCATTTCCATGACCTCCCCCTCCCTGAGACAACGGGGTGCTGGTACAAAAGAGGGGTGTGGGGAAGGGCTCCCGCTCGGGGCACCCATCAGTACGGCTGCGGGCCACAGGGACGTGAGCTGAGCCCGGACCCACAGCCGGGAGCTCTCGCccgccacctccctccctgcccttgaGCATCGCCAGCTCCACGGCTCGGCGGTACCCAGCTCAGGGAGACGCTCACCCAGCACCTCCATTCCAGCGCGAGCACCCACCTTTTGCGAACATGCAAAAATGCCTGCAAAATTTTGTAAACATCGTttgcaaattttttctttttttgcaaacaatttttacaaacttttttttttttaaaaaaaaaacaaaaacaaaacaacagggaAATGCCCATAAAGACGACCCATGCGTCAGACCAAGTTAAGCGCATCAAATCCAGCCATTGGAGAAGAAACGAGCACAGGAGCCCCGAGAGGGGAACACGGGcacggccccggggctcagccggAGCCTGCCTGCAGGCTGGGAAACCTTGGGAGCGCATGGCTGCGGCCAGGCACCGAGCCTGACACCAGCACCAGGCGGCACCAAGcacatccctggggatgctgcagacACACACGGACAAGAAACAGCGGCCGCTGCTCTCTTGGTGTCATGCCAACGCAGCAGAGGATATGCCGAGGCTCCAGCCGGCCAGCACATCCCAAAAGACGGCAACGAATTCGACGGCatccctgcagcagcatccctgctctccctccccgccAGCTGGCACCACGGTCCccggggctgacggccggcgCGCAGCCCCTGAGCGCAGCCCCAAAACCTTCCCCATGGGTTTCGGGGCGCTGGCTCGCGCAGCACCCTCTCCCAGCTGGGAGCCCACCTCGGGGCTACCCCTTTGGCAGGGAATCCTTTCCTCCGGCTTTTTAGCTCTCATGTTGCCAGAGGACGCTTCTGTCCCAGGGGGTCAAAAATACAGAGCTGCCTTATTTCAAACTGAAAGGTACTtagccctcctcctccccctcccccaaatcttaagaaaattgtatttaaagTTTCTAACCCCCTTCCACACaagctatttgaaaaataaaacacaggtgATGGCAAAAAGCTGCCGACGGTCACGAACCAAGACAAAACCACGGGCGGACACAAGAGCGGGACACCTTCCCGCGCCAGCAAGCTCCCAGTAGAAGTTTTGCTccagaaaacacagcaaaccAAAGCTCAGAGCCCCCTCTCCCTGCAAACCTTTCCCACCTACAGCAAGGCTGTAGCCCCCGGTGAAACCCAGACGTAGGCACCAAAAGCAGCAGGTTCCCAGCCAGCCACGAGGCCGAGCAGGAGGAGCGGGACTGCTGGCCCTGACATGGGGAAATGTGCGTCGAGGCGTCAAAATGCAACGctcccaaaggaaaaaataaataaggaatcGAATCAGCAGCAAACACTACTGAGAATAATAAGTAGCACAGGGATTTCACAGGGTTTTTTGGTCTAAGATGCCTGGGGAGCCCCTTTGCCGGCGGGGATGGGAGTGCACATCCTGCCCTGGAAAAGCGGGAGGAAATTTTGCAGGAGCTCGGCCGCGCTGAGGAGTGATGCCGCGGGGATGTGCCAGCACACCGCGGGGAGcaaagcagcgctgggctgggcaTCCCGACAGCCAGGCTGAGGGCAGCGCTGCGAATACTGCAGGAAAGGCTTTGCATGGAAGTGCCCAACACAGCGACCCTTCCCAGGCTCTCCTGGCAGCGGGACAAAAGATGGGACCCTCCCAGCAGGAATTACTCACATCCCCAGGGCAGCGCAAACCTCCCACGGCGTGAAGACAGGGGCACGAGCCGGACGAGCCGCGGGGCTCACGCTGGGGCAGAGGATGGAGCAGAGAAAGCAGTGAAAGCCACAACCATCTGCCCAGATGCGACGGGGCCCCTGGGATATCAGCAGTGCAGCTGCGGCTTTTGCCTCTGCTGCATCCCAATGACGAGATGTCAGGAATTGGGGATCACAGCCCACAGCACTGCACTGCCCCACAGCCCAGACAACGCCAGCAATCCAGGCAGCAAGGGGTGAggagaaaggcaaataaaacccCGTTATCCCCAAAACGCCCAGGCAGCATGCTCGCCTCCTGCTTCCCCAGCAAATGCAGGCCTTCCCCGTGCAGCCTCTGCTCACATCATGGCCTTCAACCCATGGAGAGGcgacccccagccctgcagagcctggggagtTACCGCTAGCCGTGCCATCCCCTCCACTGGCATCCCCACCTGTAGCCATCCCACACCGTGggtggctgaggaggaggaggagaagggtctcCGCGTGAGACGGTATTTGcatggaaaacaagcaaacacccAGCTTCTCACAAGGGACTTGGGTCTGCGGCGGAAGCATGCGAGTCCTGGGGTACCTTCAAGCAGGTTTGGGTACCCCACAGTCAGCAAGCGCCTGCTCGCCCTGCGCTGGGTGAATGGGCATCACTCCTGATGTCTCGTGCAGCTGAGAATCGGTTTTGCTGCTTCCCTAAGAGAGGAGCCGGCGGGATTTGGGAGGCGAGGGGGGGAAGGTTGAGGAACTGCGAAGACTTAGTGCACCTTAAAACCAAAGGACATCTAACCTGCCCTTAGATCTCACTCCAAGACGGAAAAGAGCTATGGCATCTCCTACACTCACAACTACTCCAAACACACCCAGACGCATGCAAAACATCCCGCTTCCCCTTGGCTGCGAAAAACCCCTCCTGGGCAGTAGCGACAGCTCGTGCCAGGCTCCGGATAAGTGCCctggctctgccagctcctgctccacTCCCAGGCCCTCCTGCCCAGTCCCAGCGAGCAGAGCGAGGGGTCGATTATCAATCTGAAATGCATAGGTATAGACACCACAGGGACACCCACGCCCCGGCGGGAAGGGTCACCGCAGGACCCTCCGCATCCAGCAGGCACGGTCTCCATTTCTGCCTCCAGCTGGGTGGAAAGCAGCGTTTGCCACAGGCACGGTTCGATCATACTCATGCTCCTTGCACGGCCCTGCAAGGGAAGACCAGTTGTTTAGGTCAGACAGCCTGTTTGCCAGCCACAAGCCTCTAGAAGCACTCAATTCCGCTTCCTGGGAAATCCTCTGGCTCAGCGATCCCTCTTCCGTGCCCCCGCGCCGGCCAGGCTCTCTTTACGACTAAGGAAGAACCGTGTTTCCAACCACCACAGCTACAAAGGCAGGAGAACCCAAGAGGTCTGCTTTGGCTCAGGAACGCCATTCGTTTGCAGCGGGCTGGCAGCACCCAGGTCCTTGCGCGCACGCCCGGGCGCTGCTCTACTTGGGAGGTATCACGACTATAGGCTGCCCTCGCTTGGGTCTCCACATGAGGACTTGGGCATCGTTGGCATTAGGTTTCACTAGTGCGTTTGGTGGGATGGGCTCCATCCTGCTGAGGATCCGGGGCTGCTCCTGCTGAGTCCTCCCCACCAGCCGTGCCCGCTGCCCCAGCAGCTGCATGGGATCAACCTCAATGTCCACCCGCATCCTCCACTTTATAGTCTGCAAGATGATCTTTTCCTTGGTGGTGGTGTTCATGGCCACCAGCCACGTGGTAAAGCTCTGGTCCCTTTTAATCCTGGTCAGCAGCGGCACGTTACTGTTGCTGACAGGGACAGCCCACGTCACGCTGGGGTAGAAATTGTCATTCATGCTCACCGAGAACCTGGAGATCTTGTTAGTGGGCCCGACCAGGGTCACTGTTTCTGTGGTGTTTCCATACCAGGGGTAGCTCACGCCATCCGAATCACTGATGGCTTTCACTCTTCCTTCTCGCAGGTCGGGCAGCTCCCAGCTTGACCtagcaaaggggaagaaaaaggccaAGTTAGTGGGGAAATGGCAGCAACGGCGCCCAGCGAGGGACAGGGAGGCAAGCAGCACGGGGACCCCCTCCCCGCCCACAGCCATCCCCCAAGGACCTCCTTCGAGAACACATTCGGCTTCAGTTCCTTTGCCGAGTTCCTCATGGCCAGCGGAAGCCTTTGCTCTATCAGCACGACACTATTTTAATTAACCTGCACCCCAACCAACTGGGCCAAAACTCATTGCTGAGCCTCCCTGGGGTCACTCTCTCCTTAATCAACTCCTGTGCCGGAGGAGACCAGCATTCCCCGTTGACTGCGGTGCTGGCCAAGCCCctccgcagccccctcccgcgaTAAAAGTCTGCAATTTTTGTGCCTCTAAACACAGGCGCCTGCACAGAGGCACATACAGTAATTAAATGCCACAATTATGCCTGTCACTGGTGCAATGAAATCCCTGCAATACGGCTTGGGGGGGTGGAAACCGCATCCCAAACCCTGGACACCGACTGCGTCGGCAACCCCGCGTGGCCACGGCACAAGAGATGGTCGCCTTGTGGCCGTGGCCAGCGAGGAGCCGTGGTGACGCCTCCTGCCGAGTCCCAGCTCTTGGCTTCAAACCCATCCGGGCCCCAGCGCTGCCCGGCAGCAGTAGAGGACAGGTGACCGCCATCCATCCCCCTGGTAGGTGACGACCTCCGAACCCTCCGGTGCCATGGGCGAAGG is a genomic window of Rissa tridactyla isolate bRisTri1 chromosome 8, bRisTri1.patW.cur.20221130, whole genome shotgun sequence containing:
- the FAM78B gene encoding protein FAM78B isoform X3, encoding MGCLQSVACKARVRREQIVVSDVSATIEPAATAIEESSPVVLRYRTPYFRASARVLMPPIARRHTWVVGWIQACNHMEFYNTYSDLGVSSWELPDLREGRVKAISDSDGVSYPWYGNTTETVTLVGPTNKISRFSKLEAPVPPPQAPCSCPSVFIDPASWRFSVRLPLDSLLPISGDGEESQDVWVSLWRKDQTRYSAAAWGKSEGGEEESWFCRVP
- the FAM78B gene encoding protein FAM78B isoform X2, which encodes MGCLQSVACKARVRREQIVVSDVSATIEPAATAIEESSPVVLRYRTPYFRASARVLMPPIARRHTWVVGWIQACNHMEFYNTYSDLGVSSWELPDLREGRVKAISDSDGVSYPWYGNTTETVTLVGPTNKISRFSGRARSMSMIEPCLWQTLLSTQLEAEMETVPAGCGGSCGDPSRRGVGVPVVSIPMHFRLIIDPSLCSLGLGRRAWEWSRSWQSQGTYPEPGTSCRYCPGGVFRSQGEAGCFACVWVCLE
- the FAM78B gene encoding protein FAM78B isoform X1, with the translated sequence MGCLQSVACKARVRREQIVVSDVSATIEPAATAIEESSPVVLRYRTPYFRASARVLMPPIARRHTWVVGWIQACNHMEFYNTYSDLGVSSWELPDLREGRVKAISDSDGVSYPWYGNTTETVTLVGPTNKISRFSVSMNDNFYPSVTWAVPVSNSNVPLLTRIKRDQSFTTWLVAMNTTTKEKIILQTIKWRMRVDIEVDPMQLLGQRARLVGRTQQEQPRILSRMEPIPPNALVKPNANDAQVLMWRPKRGQPIVVIPPK
- the FAM78B gene encoding protein FAM78B isoform X4 codes for the protein MNDNFYPSVTWAVPVSNSNVPLLTRIKRDQSFTTWLVAMNTTTKEKIILQTIKWRMRVDIEVDPMQLLGQRARLVGRTQQEQPRILSRMEPIPPNALVKPNANDAQVLMWRPKRGQPIVVIPPK